ttttacTGCATCTGAAGAACAGCTTCAAAAGAATCAGGCACTTGAAAAGCATGATAGTATAACCTCCAATAGAGAAAAATGCATACATGTTTCAAGTCCCTTCTACATACTTTAGAAAGCACAAtgataaaagggagagagagaagagagaagagagagagacgagagagagagagaatgcatcaaCAACCTTGTTAAAAAAAAGGTCCTAACCATTTCCACATAATTTTTGACATTGAGCTGAATGCACAAACAGATTGCAGCACAGAATTGGTTTAATACTGaacaaaaatttcttttgttaaatttcatttgctttatcatagtAGCATTTATTCAAGTGGGTCTGGGACCAATCCCTTGCATACACGAGGGACTACTACAATTAAACCACATTTGGCTAACAAATCTCTGGCTAAAGGCAAACTTCACAAGAATTGAATGCCCAACTGTCAATTAGACAAATGCAAATCTAATACATCCTGTTAAGAATACTTACCATCATACTTTGCATGAGATCTAGCAAAGCTTGAACGCAATGAGGTTTGTGAAGACCATCATAGTTACTAATACTCTCTATAACACCCCCATATGAGACAATCTGTAATCAATACCATAACAACATTAGAGCTGATTCTTGATCCAAGTACAAATGCAGGCTATAAGATATTCAAATTAAAATAGTATACAACAATGTACCACAATAGGATAAAATTAAGTTCATTTGTGAAAAATTAGATATCCATCCTCTGTACACTAGTCTGACACCATATCAGGTCAATATCAATTCACAATATATGGTATTTACCTGTGAACTGAGGGAGTGCCGTAAATATGACAAAATAAGACTGTTGGGAAGAGGCCCCATCAATGCCTGCTGCAAAATGTAATCAGCTAAGTGGTAAATATCCCCACTGACAGCTCTTGGCAACACCTgtcaaatatcaaataaattttgtaatgaaatacAACACAACAAATGCTAATTCATTACTACCTACAAAATGTTTACCTTTTAAGatatcaagaagaaaataaggcAACTCACTGTTTTAATATGAATGCCCCACTGTAGATCAGACCATCTTTCCCTCCAAGCACGGATCAGAAGAGAGCGAATGGTTCCAGCTTTACTACTGGACACTGTTTCTAAAACCATTTTGAAGGCCTGAAAATGCAcacagacaattttttttaaattatacttgCTCAAAAAATATTAATGGCAATATTCAGCATGCAAGATCTCTTCACAGCTGCTCAGTTAAGCAAAGACAGATCAAGCAAAGATAAGCACTCCCGGGGTGCTTATCTTTACTTGGTCAAATTGGGGAGTGCTTATCTTTACTTGCTCTATTTAGAAAAACCCGATGTTTTAacgatttattttcagttttcattgttaaatcattgcttgtttttgtttctaAACACATAATTAGATACTAATCTTTAACAAGTTGGTTTCTGTTAACTGTTAGTAAAACAGTTTCCTATTTGAGAAAATAGTCGTTTGTTTTAATTCAACATTTTACTTTAGTACAAAATATAGAGCCTCCAAACATGGACTGTTCTCTATATGAACAAATCATTAAGCCATTGGTGGTTGAAGACCAGCTTCCTGCAATTAAAACTGgatgaaaaacagaagaattcttcTGAGGAAAGAAACCTAAAATGTCCCCTATGTAAAAGTTTAGAAACAGAAGAATCTTCTGAGGAAAGAACTAAAATGTCCTCTATGTAAAAGTTTAATGAAGTGGACGAAACAGTCTTCAATACAAGATAAATACGTCTGGAAGTGCCTAGTCAAAAACTGCGCCAAATACAAGTAGTACTACGAATCAATTCGTAAAGATTAGTTTTTTTATCGATCAAAGCTTTCATTGCAAAAGTGGATAGAAGGCATTTTCTACTGGTGTCAGGATTTGAGTGTATTGCAAACCACACAGTTTTTGAATGTTTCAAAAAAGACAGTTCATTTgatagttttcagttttttttgtgaagtttgcgagaaatattttgaaaaaaaaaaccctattagaCTTGGTGGGCCAGGAATAACAGTGCAAATTGATGAGTCTTGCTTCAGCCACAAACCAAAACACCACAGGGGACGCGCTCCTCAGAATCCAATTTGGGTATTTGGGATAGTTGACCCATCTTCATCACCAGCTTTGGGTTATATGGAGATAGTCTATTCGCGTAATGCTGAAACGCTGATCAGTGGGGAGCATATTGCAACATTCAAAGGGACCTAGGATTCGCTCATCATACTGTAAATCACTCGTTAAATTTCATTGATAGAGCTACCGGAGTTCATACTCAATCGATCGAGAGTTATTGGAATAAAcacaaaatacgaataaaacgCATGCTCGGATGCAGAAGGGAATTGTTGAACTCTtacttaaaagaatttttgtGGAAAGAAAGAAACCACGACAAATTTTATAGGTTTTGTGAAACAGTAGCAAATCaatattgttttgattaaattcttcatttatattcttatgtGTACTCATGAAATATGTATTCATTAAGTATAATTTCTAACTATATTATGATGTAtccattttaaagatatttatattttatttggttcaacaataaaattctaaaacaacATTTGTCATTATCTTTAAGATATCCACAGAATTTTGGGGGTGCCCATCTTCACTTGGTCAAAACTGGGAGTGCTTATATTTACTTGGTTAAATCCGGGGGTGCCCATCTTCACTTGCGCGAGTTGGGAGTGCCTATCTTTACTTGATCCGCAAAGTCTTGTACTTTGAAGTAGGGAAATTAATCCTTAGCCACTATTCTTTGCATATTACAGATCCACCGAGCTATTTAGGTCTAACAAGAATTTCTCCAATTTATCAGTCAGCAGGGGTAGACATCTCACAAGAGTTAAAATCTGCATTACCATTCAAATATACAGAATATtacaatatgacaaatttttaaaagtaatttgtatttttcctaacatacaaacctgaggtctttgtGTGTGGAAATGCCTTCAGTGATGCTGGAACCAGTTGTTCAACTTTGAACAAGGTGATTAGGGTAGTTAGCTACCAATGGTAGGGTAGGAGTCCCGCCCACCCAGTCAGAATGCACTTATATACACTTTACCTTTCGGCGCAGGTAGCAGAATGAGGGGTAGCTTGAGGTGGGTTATTTACatcaagacctcaggtttgtaagttaggaAAAATAACAACCCACAGggcccagtactaaacatggcgaaatacatttgacacccccaTCCCCAGTGGCTTTTGTATTTACGGGACCATTCCTTGCAGTCTGTGTAAATTGTCTAAAATTATCCTTCTGTGGAAGAAGACAGACCCCAGCTCCCGCCTTCCCTTGGGGTCTCCTGCCTAGCTAGTAGAATGATAAAATACCACATGAGCGAATAACCCTAGTATCCCGGAGATCTAGCTAGTATCCCACCCAGAACCCCGCTTTCCCAACGGGTCCCCTACCTTTTTTAGCTACCTAAATGAAGCTCTTAGATTACCCTAACCTGTGTCGAgcattacaaaataaattctCAACACCCAAGCAACCATAAAACTATAGAAAAAGAcaatttccaaggaaataccAGACGCGGAGTACCTAGGTAGGTAGTTACTTCCTAGATCTACCCAAATATTCTACCTTACTCCCTAGTACCTACCTATAGGCTAGTACCTACTCCATGGAGTAAAGGACTTACTACTTTGACGAGGACGAAAATGTCAAGATCCTAGTACCTAGTTGGTTTCCTGGAATCCTGCAGTGAACAAAGTGGTCGTCCTCATTTCTTTTCGGCAAACCTAGAAATCACGGGGTACCATTCTAATTTCTCTTGCCAAATTAATCTGTTACATTTTCATCCATTCTAACAGACATACACTCTTGATATGGTCCTGTCAACATTTCAAAACAACGCTCTGTCGTCTGCTGcggcgtcttcttcttcttgcaaacCTCGATACGAAGCCAGGGGTTTtgattttacgggctgctctataagTAAGAGCCTGTGCttgcataaggtcagcttaataaaaaaaaaagggggggggggtttagggcTCTGTTTTCATTGTCTTTTCTGGCTGATGGTCGGTTTTTTTTCAATCAAACAGTTGTTTTTCCTAAACAAGCCCTTGCCCAAAGGCAGCTTCTATACTATGTGTCAGAAGGATTATGGGACGGTGATATTTCTTACGTATAATTGATTTTATAATTGCCAACACACCAGTCACGTTTCTTTGTTTACCATAATTATACTCTTAATAGTATAGATTATTCttactttgaatttaaaaagatTTCCATTCATATTATGCTATGATATGATTCGATTATTATTAATCCTTGACTGATGTTGCTGCAACGAAATGTAGTACCTTAGACCTACTCGGATTCCAAGTTAGCCAGTAGTATGATCAGAGGTACgagctgatttctctctctctctctctctctctcgtctctctctctctctcctaatcctctctctctcttctctctctctctctctctctctctagaaacctGTTGAGCGGAACGCACTTTAGTATTACATCGGTGGCTGAGCTATATATTGCCTAGTCACTTTCACGTGATCCCGTGTCCGCACGTATTATGCAAATAAGTCATATGACATTTGTTCAATTACAATTCTAAATATACAATTCATAGGGTATCAAGGAGAGTGCGAGAGCAGCTGTATGCTCCCCCTCCTCCAACCCCGTTAATATCTGGAGAAAATTTTGGATATTGCCGAATTTTAGCCATTTGgaagcatttgtgtgtgtgtgtgtgggtggggagggggcccATAATAATTGTTCCCATATTtccaaaacaataatttttttttttcttttcaaaatcgcTGAAAAGCGATATGCTGAAACAGGGACGTGCAGAGAACTTTTTTAGGGCAGGTGCTCAagtgaaaaaaagggcaaaaatatagaaatgaatgaggctaaatatatatcggctcaatattctttcaaatttatctaaactagtcattaataattcaagaaagagataaatatgactgatatcataggtaccagtgggctaatgttttatatgaacataaaatctacagtactgactaccagtagaactaggaaatttaacaaaagaaaaattataattattacttttacataaatgactgcaagaaaatcaatctgtatgatcaatacacttggctaataaccagaccttatcattttatatttataagagatCCCTTCGGTGTgccatttctttgaatatgctGATAACTTCACTGTTGTTGATTGTGATATCCTTTTCAACTGCTAGCAACAAAGGATCAGATAACCTCTCCTCACTGGACAAGCTGCGTATGCTTTGTCTTCAAGCTTGAGTTTGGAGAAGGTCCTTTCCACTGTTCCAGTTGTGATGGGTAGAGTGGCATAAATTCTTGAGAGTAAACGCATAAGTGGCAATATCTCctggacattgttttctttcatcagGTTGAGCATTGTAACTGCAGTGTTCTGTGGCAGGCAAGGAGATGAGGAATAGAAGATCTTTAATTCTAACCGTAGCTTGTCTACTTCTTCTAACTCATAAAActggcataatttttgcaatgACTTGAATGCCTCTTCATTCACAGATTTTTTCACCATCCAGTTGGGTATTGTTGATTTAAAAATCGAAAACTAGGTAAATATCACGTGCAGCTCAAGAACTTAATTGGACACATTAtgcaacaaatgaaatgaaacacaagCTGTATGTGCTCATTCAGTAGGTTAATGGCCACCTACAATGAATCATACCGGTACCTGTACCGTTCGACGTTCCAGTCCACATTACTGTGGCCCCGTTCCTATTTTCCTCTccaaaaaatctattaatttactcGACTCTCTTGGTccactgtctctctccctctttttgttATTACACTTTTTATAGCTAAAAAAGGAGTCAAAGCCTTAATACAGAGGCAATACCAGTTAAAATAACTAGGAAAGCTTACCTGGCCTGTTGTCAGTCTAGCTCAGCTGAACTTGCCTTGGCCCCAGTGTTACCATGAGACATATAGTCAGCTGATCTTTGGTGACCCCCAGTGTTGCCAAGATATAATAcccatacaaaataataataaataataataataataataataataataacaaaataataataataataataataataataataataataatacaccagagtttgaagaagaaagagagggaaaaaaatggataagtatcaagatctgaaaatagaaataagaaggatatgggatatgccagtggaaatcgtacccataatcataggagcactaggcacgatcccaagatccctgaaaaggaatctagaaaaactagactagaggctgaagtagctccaggactcatgcagaagagtgtgatcctagaaacggcacacatagtaagaaaagtgatggactcctaaggaggcaggatgcaacccggaaccccacactataaatgtcacccagtcgaattggaggactgtgatagagagagaaaaataacaataataataataattattattattattatcattattattattattattattattattgacacagATAGCGGCGGGCCTATAATACATCCCTCTCTAAAGGGCACTTTTAATACAGTAGCAAAAGGGGCAGGTGCTTGGGCACCCCTagcaccccccgccccccccccctctgcacGTCCCTGTGCTGAAAGTATCGAGTTCGAATCTACTTATTCAGTAGTTCGCTAGAATGTACATACAGTGGGTCAACTTTCAAAATAGACTCTATTATGTTTCTGGGCACTGCAGTTTTAAGGTTATTTGAACAGTTTCCTGCGCTACACAGTTTTGCAATGTCCGGGTGTACGTGTCTGATATACATTCTTTGGCTGAAGAACACCTATGCTAGTAAGTTGGGATATACTTTCATTATGCACGATGTTTTCGTTGTTTAGTTCATAGAGtactgctgatattttatttctcAGTGTTTTAATGCTTCACGATAATAATTTCCTGGGAGTTTATAGTCGTGAGTCATTCACACCTCGTTTGTTACTTGTTAAATTCGGCAGTGAAAAGTTGCCCTTGCAACAAAACACTTATCACTGTTTACAGTGCCGTTAATTGGGAGCGTTCAGTTTTATCCTTACGTGCACAATCTCATATATAACCAGGTTCATAAACTTGCCTGAATTATAGAGGAAAACAAATAATCGCACTAGAGTTTATTTAAAGAAACAGAGATACAATATCTTCAATGCAAAGTACGTAGTATTAAACGCTACACGTGCGATTCAGAAATGATTTAAATAGATATTTCACATTAATGTTTACTGGTTATGATGATGctaattctaattattattagcTGACAGGTGTTTCCCGTTAGCATAAGAAccagagatctctctctctttacacgagTTTTATTTCGGAGGGTTATGATTCTTTCCTTGTATACACTCCTTATAGTGGCACTAGTACTACGACGGTAACTTTGTTCCTCACGATAAGGACTTAAATTCATTAACTAGTTAACGAAGTCCTCGGAGCTATTCTCCAATCTACGGGAGgtagtacttttattattattatctacataGTGAATTTATATGTGAAGTCAGAAGcgtgattgttttattttaatgtttctttCGACGCCTTCTCGAAGCATACTATTTTACTCTAAAAATGTTTTTAGTTTCTAATGTTAGAATGATTGAATTAAGTTTTTGTTATGTTTCTATGTGTAGTTTTGCGCTGAATTATCTGAATAATTTAGGAGTGACTCGAAAATGAGTTTAAACattactgtaaataaaataaagatgctAAGGTTCCAAATTCCAACAAGCATTTAGATTGATTACCCCATGGTTTCCGACTGGGCCTTCTGCACCAGTTATTTATAACTGTCATACTAACTGTAACGGGCTGCTGTTATCCTGTAATTCTATTGTAAATTTGATTATGCTGCATATTTCTACTTGCCTTTCTAAAAGGAAAAGTAGGACTGGCTAAGAACTAATACGCACGTATCTCTACTCCAGCGGAAACTTATGTCGAGACACATAAGTGGTATATACTGTACAACCATTAATCATTTTCATAGACAAGGACAAAACTAGAGCAAAATTGTATA
The genomic region above belongs to Macrobrachium nipponense isolate FS-2020 chromosome 39, ASM1510439v2, whole genome shotgun sequence and contains:
- the LOC135210442 gene encoding mediator of RNA polymerase II transcription subunit 24-like — its product is MVLETVSSSKAGTIRSLLIRAWRERWSDLQWGIHIKTVLPRAVSGDIYHLADYILQQALMGPLPNSLILSYLRHSLSSQIVSYGGVIESISNYDGLHKPHCVQALLDLMQSMMKSVSCRGKPEDCLVLATSLVNGVKWLVQVMGWTTQQLLDLRSNQRTPPTCHWQRQFYKIYLAASSSRACWR